The segment GTCCTGCATATCCCGTGCTGGATGGTATTCTGGTAAATTTAATGCCGTAAAATTATGCCAATCATCTTCAATTTCTGGACCTTCACTTACATTAAATCCAATGCGAGAGAAGATATCAATGATTTGATTTTTAACGATGGAAATCGGATGCCGCGCACCAATCTCAATAGGCTCACCAGGACGCGATAAATCACCATAGATTCCTTTAGTGTCTTCATGACTTTCCAGCTCTTCTTTCAAGGCGTTGACTTTATCTTCGGCCGTTTGCTTGAGCTTATTGATGGTTTGTCCGAACTCTTTCTTTTGTTCATTAGCCACATTTTTAAACTCTGAAAAATACTGCTTTAAAAGCCCTTTAGACCCTAAATATTTAATACGAAATGCCTCAACCTCTTCTTTAGACTGGGTTGTAAATGCCTCTGCTTCTTCTATGAGTTCTTTAATCTTGTCTATCATGATACCTTCAAAATGAACCGCAAATTTATGAATTTTATTGAGAAATGCATTAAGGATAGAGGTTTTGTTGAAGCTTTTAAAACCTTAATGTTTGGATACAACTACCAAAATATTTGTATTCATCAAGTCATAAAATAAATGGAGTGTTTAAGTAAATTATAGCACTTTAATGATTTTAACTAAAGGTGTTAAGGGGTTAGAAACATCTATGTGAAAGGACACTATACCAATTCACAATTACTCGATAAACTTAGTTTCTAAAAAATAACTGACAATTGCATCTTTCATTAAGATGCTTTGCTCACCAGCCTTTAAAGGTGGAAGTTCCTCTTTTATCTTATAATGTGGCCAACCATCTTCATCAACGAAATCAAATTCGTAATAGCCATATGGTGAAAGTAGCTTACAAATAGCAATATGCATTAAATCAAGCTTATGATCCTTTTTGAATTTTCTATCTAATTGCCCTAATTCCTGAACACCTATTAAATAAATGATGGCATCCAAATCAAGAGAATCACCATCTGCAAATCTTGCAGAAAGCTTCTCAACTATCTGTTCCCAGCGTTGTTTTAATACTTCGTCTCTTGCCATATTTTTACTGCAATAATATTAGCCAACAAATTTAGTAAACTATAAGCTGTGTTTCTGCGTTATTAAATTAAAATCATAAAAATTATGTAGGTTTGTTAAAACGCATTCTTTATGGCATTGATTGATATAATCTTAGCAGCACTTCTGCTTTTTGGACTTATAAGAGGATTTATAAAAGGTTTGTTTGTTGAAGTGGCATCACTATTAGCTCTAGTTGCAGGTGTTTATGGTGCTATTCACTTTAGTAATTTTGCTGCAGATTTTTTAGTGAGTAAAGTGGAGTGGGATGAAAAATACGTTAATATTGTTGCCTTTGCGATTACTTTCGTCATTATTGTTGTGGTGATTGCTTTAGCTGGGAAGGCCTTGACCAAACTCGCCGACTTTGCTGCGCTTGGCATTTTAAACAAACTACTTGGCGGCGTTTTTGGCGCTTTGAAAATTGGATTAATATTGAGTGTGTTATTAATTGTTTTTGACAATATGAATAATACCATCCCATTTGCAGATGACAAAGATTTAGAAGAGTCCATCTTGTATGAGCCTGTTAAAAGTTTAGCGCCAATATTATTCCCGAGTATTCTTAATAAAGGGAAGGAAAATTCAGAAACCGAATCTTCATCTGAGTAACTTTAAAGATTAATAGTCATCAGTCCAACTAAAATAGCTATTATACACGCTTAGCTTTTCTTGCCTCACATAATGTAAAAAAGCCTGAGCTACGGGTGATAATACTTTCTTCTTTAGCCAAATTAGTTTCCATGTGGATTCTAGAGGCAGACCTTTTACAGGTACAATTTTTAATTCATCTTGTTCTATTTCATTCTTAATACTCAATAGAGAAACAATAGATACACCAATATCAGCAACTACGGCTTGTTTAATAGCTTCATTAGAGGTTAACTCTAATTTGATTTTTGGTTCAATTTGCTCTTGTTTAAAAAATTGCTGCATGGTATAGCGCGTTCCAGAACCCTCTTCTCGATATATTAACGGTGTGGTTCTGAAGAGTTTTTTCGTTTTTGCAATATTAGCATCTATTGGATTGTCTTTAGCCGCTACCAAAACCAGCTTGTTTTCTAGGATGGCTTCTTCATCTAAGTCAAGATGCTTTGGAATTACTGTAACCAATGAAAAGTCAACTTCATTTTGTTCCAAATCTTTAATTACTTGCGTTTTATTGGATACATCCATTACCAGTTCTACTTCTGGATGCTGTTTTAAAAATCCGTTTAAAAAATAAGGCATCACGTAATTTCCTGTCGATACTACTGATATTTTAAGTTTTCCAGAGAGTAGGCCCTTAAAGGCTTCAGTTTTATATTGAAT is part of the Formosa sp. Hel1_31_208 genome and harbors:
- a CDS encoding CvpA family protein, which encodes MALIDIILAALLLFGLIRGFIKGLFVEVASLLALVAGVYGAIHFSNFAADFLVSKVEWDEKYVNIVAFAITFVIIVVVIALAGKALTKLADFAALGILNKLLGGVFGALKIGLILSVLLIVFDNMNNTIPFADDKDLEESILYEPVKSLAPILFPSILNKGKENSETESSSE
- a CDS encoding LysR family transcriptional regulator is translated as MNFTLHQLKVFTVIVQNKSITKAATELNMSQPAASIQLKNFQDQFDIPLSEVIGRQFYVTEFGKEIYQIAERILEQVNTIQYKTEAFKGLLSGKLKISVVSTGNYVMPYFLNGFLKQHPEVELVMDVSNKTQVIKDLEQNEVDFSLVTVIPKHLDLDEEAILENKLVLVAAKDNPIDANIAKTKKLFRTTPLIYREEGSGTRYTMQQFFKQEQIEPKIKLELTSNEAIKQAVVADIGVSIVSLLSIKNEIEQDELKIVPVKGLPLESTWKLIWLKKKVLSPVAQAFLHYVRQEKLSVYNSYFSWTDDY